In Myotis daubentonii chromosome 16, mMyoDau2.1, whole genome shotgun sequence, one DNA window encodes the following:
- the CYTH1 gene encoding cytohesin-1 isoform X2, whose protein sequence is MEEDDSYVPSDLTAEERQELENIRRRKQELLADIQRLKDEIAEVANEIENLGSTEERKNMQRNKQVAMGRKKFNMDPKKGIQFLIENELLKNTCEDIAQFLYKGEGLNKTAIGDYLGERDEFNIQVLHAFVGLHEFTDLNLVQALRQFLWSFRLPGEAQKIDRMMEAFAQRYCQCNPGVFQSTDTCYVLSFAIIMLNTSLHNPNVKDKPTVERFIAMNRGINDGGDLPEELLRNLYESIKNEPFKIPEDDGNDLTHTFFNPDREGWLLKLGGGRVKTWKRRWFILTDNCLYYFEYTTDKEPRGIIPLENLSIREVEDSKKPNCFELYIPDSKDQVIKACKTEADGRVVEGNHTVYRISAPTPEEKEEWIRRIRAAISRDPFYEMLAARKKKVSSTKRH, encoded by the exons TGCCCAGCGACCTGACTGCTGAGGAGCGGCAGGAGCTGGAGAACATCCGGCGCCGGAAGCAGGAGCTGCTGGCCGACATCCAG AGGCTGAAGGATGAGATAGCAGAAGTGGCCAATGAAATTGAAAACCTGGGCTCCACGGAGGAGAG GAAGAACATGCAGAGGAACAAACAGGTGGCCATGGGCAGGAAAAAATTTAACATGGACCCTAAAAAG GGGATCCAGTTCTTGATAGAGAACGAGCTGCTGAAGAACACCTGTGAGGACATCGCCCAGTTCCTGTACAAAGGCGAGGGGCTCAACAAGACGGCCATCGGCGACTACCTGGGGGAGAG AGACGAGTTTAACATCCAGGTTCTCCACGCGTTTGTGGGCTTACACGAGTTCACCGACCTGAACCTGGTCCAAGCACTGCG GCAGTTCCTGTGGAGCTTCCGGCTGCCGGGAGAGGCTCAGAAGATCGACCGGATGATGGAGGCGTTCGCCCAGCGCTACTGCCAGTGCAACCCCGGCGTGTTCCAGTCCACGG ACACGTGCTATGTCCTCTCGTTCGCCATCATCATGCTGAACACCAGCCTGCACAACCCCAACGTCAAAGACAAGCCCACAGTGGAGAGGTTCATCGCCATGAACCGCGGCATCAACGACGGCGGGGACCTGCCCGAGGAGCTGCTCCGG AACCTCTACGAGAGCATCAAAAACGAGCCCTTCAAAATCCCGGAGGACGATGGGAACGACCTCACTCACACCTTCTTCAACCCGGACCGCGAGGGCTGGCTCCTGAAGCTCGG AGGTGGTCGGGTAAAGACCTGGAAACGCCGCTGGTTCATCCTGACCGACAACTGCCTGTACTACTTTGAGTACACGACG GACAAGGAGCCCCGGGGGATCATCCCGCTGGAGAACCTGAGCATCCGGGAGGTGGAGGACTCCAAGAAGCCA AACTGCTTCGAGCTGTACATCCCGGACAGTAAGGACCAGGTCATCAAGGCCTGCAAGACGGAGGCGGACGGGCGCGTGGTGGAGGGCAACCACACCGTGTACCGCATCTCCGCCCCGACGCCCGAGGAGAAGGAGGAGTGGATCAGACGCATCAG
- the CYTH1 gene encoding cytohesin-1 isoform X1: protein MVLKAEEEDVPSDLTAEERQELENIRRRKQELLADIQRLKDEIAEVANEIENLGSTEERKNMQRNKQVAMGRKKFNMDPKKGIQFLIENELLKNTCEDIAQFLYKGEGLNKTAIGDYLGERDEFNIQVLHAFVGLHEFTDLNLVQALRQFLWSFRLPGEAQKIDRMMEAFAQRYCQCNPGVFQSTDTCYVLSFAIIMLNTSLHNPNVKDKPTVERFIAMNRGINDGGDLPEELLRNLYESIKNEPFKIPEDDGNDLTHTFFNPDREGWLLKLGGRVKTWKRRWFILTDNCLYYFEYTTDKEPRGIIPLENLSIREVEDSKKPNCFELYIPDSKDQVIKACKTEADGRVVEGNHTVYRISAPTPEEKEEWIRRIRAAISRDPFYEMLAARKKKVSSTKRH from the exons TGCCCAGCGACCTGACTGCTGAGGAGCGGCAGGAGCTGGAGAACATCCGGCGCCGGAAGCAGGAGCTGCTGGCCGACATCCAG AGGCTGAAGGATGAGATAGCAGAAGTGGCCAATGAAATTGAAAACCTGGGCTCCACGGAGGAGAG GAAGAACATGCAGAGGAACAAACAGGTGGCCATGGGCAGGAAAAAATTTAACATGGACCCTAAAAAG GGGATCCAGTTCTTGATAGAGAACGAGCTGCTGAAGAACACCTGTGAGGACATCGCCCAGTTCCTGTACAAAGGCGAGGGGCTCAACAAGACGGCCATCGGCGACTACCTGGGGGAGAG AGACGAGTTTAACATCCAGGTTCTCCACGCGTTTGTGGGCTTACACGAGTTCACCGACCTGAACCTGGTCCAAGCACTGCG GCAGTTCCTGTGGAGCTTCCGGCTGCCGGGAGAGGCTCAGAAGATCGACCGGATGATGGAGGCGTTCGCCCAGCGCTACTGCCAGTGCAACCCCGGCGTGTTCCAGTCCACGG ACACGTGCTATGTCCTCTCGTTCGCCATCATCATGCTGAACACCAGCCTGCACAACCCCAACGTCAAAGACAAGCCCACAGTGGAGAGGTTCATCGCCATGAACCGCGGCATCAACGACGGCGGGGACCTGCCCGAGGAGCTGCTCCGG AACCTCTACGAGAGCATCAAAAACGAGCCCTTCAAAATCCCGGAGGACGATGGGAACGACCTCACTCACACCTTCTTCAACCCGGACCGCGAGGGCTGGCTCCTGAAGCTCG GTGGTCGGGTAAAGACCTGGAAACGCCGCTGGTTCATCCTGACCGACAACTGCCTGTACTACTTTGAGTACACGACG GACAAGGAGCCCCGGGGGATCATCCCGCTGGAGAACCTGAGCATCCGGGAGGTGGAGGACTCCAAGAAGCCA AACTGCTTCGAGCTGTACATCCCGGACAGTAAGGACCAGGTCATCAAGGCCTGCAAGACGGAGGCGGACGGGCGCGTGGTGGAGGGCAACCACACCGTGTACCGCATCTCCGCCCCGACGCCCGAGGAGAAGGAGGAGTGGATCAGACGCATCAG
- the CYTH1 gene encoding cytohesin-1 isoform X3, translated as MVLKAEEEDVPSDLTAEERQELENIRRRKQELLADIQRLKDEIAEVANEIENLGSTEERKNMQRNKQVAMGRKKFNMDPKKGIQFLIENELLKNTCEDIAQFLYKGEGLNKTAIGDYLGERDEFNIQVLHAFVGLHEFTDLNLVQALRQFLWSFRLPGEAQKIDRMMEAFAQRYCQCNPGVFQSTDTCYVLSFAIIMLNTSLHNPNVKDKPTVERFIAMNRGINDGGDLPEELLRNLYESIKNEPFKIPEDDGNDLTHTFFNPDREGWLLKLGGGRVKTWKRRWFILTDNCLYYFEYTTDKEPRGIIPLENLSIREVEDSKKPNCFELYIPDSKDQVIKACKTEADGRVVEGNHTVYRISAPTPEEKEEWIRRIRRGADLAAL; from the exons TGCCCAGCGACCTGACTGCTGAGGAGCGGCAGGAGCTGGAGAACATCCGGCGCCGGAAGCAGGAGCTGCTGGCCGACATCCAG AGGCTGAAGGATGAGATAGCAGAAGTGGCCAATGAAATTGAAAACCTGGGCTCCACGGAGGAGAG GAAGAACATGCAGAGGAACAAACAGGTGGCCATGGGCAGGAAAAAATTTAACATGGACCCTAAAAAG GGGATCCAGTTCTTGATAGAGAACGAGCTGCTGAAGAACACCTGTGAGGACATCGCCCAGTTCCTGTACAAAGGCGAGGGGCTCAACAAGACGGCCATCGGCGACTACCTGGGGGAGAG AGACGAGTTTAACATCCAGGTTCTCCACGCGTTTGTGGGCTTACACGAGTTCACCGACCTGAACCTGGTCCAAGCACTGCG GCAGTTCCTGTGGAGCTTCCGGCTGCCGGGAGAGGCTCAGAAGATCGACCGGATGATGGAGGCGTTCGCCCAGCGCTACTGCCAGTGCAACCCCGGCGTGTTCCAGTCCACGG ACACGTGCTATGTCCTCTCGTTCGCCATCATCATGCTGAACACCAGCCTGCACAACCCCAACGTCAAAGACAAGCCCACAGTGGAGAGGTTCATCGCCATGAACCGCGGCATCAACGACGGCGGGGACCTGCCCGAGGAGCTGCTCCGG AACCTCTACGAGAGCATCAAAAACGAGCCCTTCAAAATCCCGGAGGACGATGGGAACGACCTCACTCACACCTTCTTCAACCCGGACCGCGAGGGCTGGCTCCTGAAGCTCGG AGGTGGTCGGGTAAAGACCTGGAAACGCCGCTGGTTCATCCTGACCGACAACTGCCTGTACTACTTTGAGTACACGACG GACAAGGAGCCCCGGGGGATCATCCCGCTGGAGAACCTGAGCATCCGGGAGGTGGAGGACTCCAAGAAGCCA AACTGCTTCGAGCTGTACATCCCGGACAGTAAGGACCAGGTCATCAAGGCCTGCAAGACGGAGGCGGACGGGCGCGTGGTGGAGGGCAACCACACCGTGTACCGCATCTCCGCCCCGACGCCCGAGGAGAAGGAGGAGTGGATCAGACGCATCAG